The following proteins come from a genomic window of Haloplanus salinus:
- a CDS encoding erythromycin esterase family protein — MTLQDRTSWIEPGDIDAAVADVRSTAHGLEQPSDLDRLVEQFGDRKYVLLGEASHGTSEYYRWRTRLTARLVQEKDFSFVAVEGDWTDWYEINRYVKGLPDSPETIRDALEAFERWPTWMWANWETLAFLDWLEFHNQSLPEDDRIGVYGLDVYSLFESMDAVVDYLEDVDPDAAAEARAAYRCFEPYGEDAQEYARALRMVPETCEDEVVELLTRLREQVAAYDHSRDDYFNAEQNALVGEPASSTLFWLL; from the coding sequence TCGCCGACGTCCGCTCGACGGCACACGGACTGGAACAGCCCTCCGATCTGGATCGTCTCGTCGAGCAATTCGGAGATCGAAAGTACGTGTTGCTGGGGGAAGCTTCGCACGGCACCTCGGAGTACTACCGCTGGCGTACACGGCTGACGGCCCGACTCGTCCAAGAGAAAGATTTCTCGTTCGTCGCTGTAGAGGGTGACTGGACGGACTGGTACGAGATCAATCGGTACGTCAAGGGTCTCCCGGACTCCCCCGAGACGATCCGCGATGCGCTCGAAGCGTTCGAACGGTGGCCGACATGGATGTGGGCGAACTGGGAGACCCTCGCATTCCTCGACTGGCTGGAGTTTCACAACCAGAGTCTCCCCGAAGACGACCGAATCGGGGTCTACGGCCTCGACGTGTACAGCCTGTTCGAGTCGATGGACGCAGTCGTGGATTATCTCGAGGACGTAGACCCGGATGCAGCAGCCGAAGCCAGGGCCGCCTACCGGTGTTTCGAACCGTACGGTGAAGACGCACAGGAGTACGCGCGGGCGCTCCGAATGGTTCCCGAGACCTGCGAGGACGAGGTGGTGGAACTGTTGACGCGGCTCCGCGAACAGGTCGCAGCGTACGATCACAGCCGCGACGACTACTTCAACGCCGAACAGAACGCCCTGGTCGGAGAACCTGCCTCATCTACTTTGTTTTGGCTGTTGTAA